One Weissella ceti DNA window includes the following coding sequences:
- a CDS encoding helix-hairpin-helix domain-containing protein gives MLEYLQNKVTDFVGKYRWFLVAQLIVIVCCGLWGLNSTKIIETKQNETENLRVNTLENLNGDKSGTMIEQSSQSTERSKEKAVVNNNDGLGFVDIKGAVHKPGIYQVLLTERIVDALKKAGGVTSDADLAQLNQASKVADEMVIYVPKKGENIRGMLGGTSVQSTEDALVNLNTASEQELMTLPGVGQKRAQDIIAYREDKGFQAVSDLGHVPGFGPKMLAKLEALVQV, from the coding sequence ATGTTGGAATATTTACAAAATAAAGTAACTGATTTTGTTGGCAAATATCGTTGGTTTCTCGTGGCACAGCTAATTGTGATTGTTTGTTGTGGGCTGTGGGGTCTTAATAGTACAAAAATTATTGAGACCAAGCAGAATGAGACAGAAAATTTGCGGGTTAATACCTTAGAAAATTTAAATGGAGATAAGTCAGGCACGATGATCGAGCAAAGTAGCCAATCAACCGAACGGAGTAAAGAAAAGGCGGTAGTCAATAATAATGATGGATTAGGATTTGTGGATATTAAGGGCGCTGTTCACAAGCCAGGCATTTATCAAGTATTACTCACTGAACGTATTGTCGATGCGTTGAAAAAGGCAGGTGGTGTGACATCTGATGCAGACTTAGCACAATTAAATCAAGCAAGTAAAGTAGCAGATGAAATGGTTATTTACGTCCCGAAAAAAGGTGAGAATATAAGGGGGATGCTGGGGGGAACCTCAGTACAAAGTACAGAAGATGCGTTAGTCAATCTAAATACCGCATCTGAACAAGAGTTAATGACCTTACCAGGGGTAGGACAAAAACGTGCCCAGGATATTATAGCTTATCGAGAAGATAAAGGATTTCAGGCAGTATCAGATTTGGGACACGTTCCTGGTTTTGGTCCTAAAATGTTAGCGAAGTTAGAGGCTTTGGTGCAAGTGTGA
- the tuf gene encoding elongation factor Tu, producing the protein MAKENFERTKPHVNIGTIGHVDHGKTTLTAAISKVLADKGLAQQQDFAAIDAAPEERERGITINTAHIEYETEARHYAHIDAPGHADYVKNMITGAAQMDGAILVVAATDGPMPQTREHILLARQVGVDYLVVFLNKTDLVDDEELVELVEMEVRELLSEYDFPGDDIPVLHGSALKALEGDAANVAVIEELMDTVDSYVPTPERETDKPFLMPVEDVFTITGRGTVASGRIDRGTVNLNDEVEIVGLHEDVRKTVVTGIEMFRKSMDQGQAGDNVGALLRGVDRSEIERGQVLAKPGSIQTHKKFLGEVYVLSKEEGGRHTPFFTNYRPQFYFHTTDVTGVVQLPEGVEMVMPGDNVTFDVELIAPVAIEKGLKFTVREGGRTVGAGTVSEVLD; encoded by the coding sequence TTGGCTAAAGAAAATTTTGAGCGCACTAAGCCTCACGTTAACATTGGAACTATCGGTCACGTCGACCACGGTAAGACAACTCTTACTGCTGCAATCTCTAAGGTTTTGGCCGACAAGGGACTAGCACAACAACAAGACTTCGCCGCAATCGACGCTGCGCCTGAAGAACGTGAACGTGGTATCACGATCAACACTGCACACATCGAATACGAAACTGAAGCTCGTCACTACGCGCACATCGACGCCCCTGGTCACGCGGACTACGTTAAGAACATGATCACTGGTGCTGCCCAAATGGACGGTGCTATCTTGGTTGTTGCCGCTACTGACGGTCCTATGCCACAAACACGTGAACACATCTTGTTGGCACGTCAAGTTGGTGTTGACTACCTAGTTGTCTTCTTGAACAAGACTGACTTGGTGGACGACGAAGAATTGGTTGAATTGGTTGAAATGGAAGTTCGTGAACTGTTGTCAGAATACGATTTCCCAGGGGATGATATTCCTGTTCTTCACGGTTCAGCTTTGAAGGCCCTTGAAGGTGACGCAGCTAACGTTGCAGTTATCGAAGAATTGATGGACACAGTTGACTCATACGTTCCTACACCAGAACGTGAAACTGACAAGCCATTCTTGATGCCTGTCGAAGACGTATTCACAATCACTGGTCGTGGAACTGTTGCTTCAGGACGTATCGACCGTGGAACTGTTAACTTGAACGATGAAGTTGAAATCGTTGGTTTGCACGAAGACGTTCGTAAGACTGTTGTTACTGGTATCGAAATGTTCCGTAAGTCAATGGACCAAGGACAAGCTGGAGACAACGTTGGAGCATTGTTGCGTGGTGTTGACCGTTCAGAAATCGAACGTGGTCAAGTTTTGGCAAAGCCTGGATCAATCCAAACTCACAAGAAGTTCTTGGGTGAAGTCTACGTATTGTCAAAGGAAGAAGGAGGTCGTCACACACCATTCTTCACTAACTACCGTCCACAATTCTACTTCCACACTACAGACGTTACTGGTGTTGTTCAATTGCCAGAAGGTGTAGAAATGGTTATGCCTGGAGATAACGTGACATTCGACGTTGAATTGATCGCTCCTGTTGCCATTGAAAAGGGATTGAAGTTTACTGTTCGTGAAGGTGGCCGTACTGTTGGTGCCGGAACTGTTTCAGAAGTCTTGGACTAA
- a CDS encoding ribonuclease J, with amino-acid sequence MNTTLNIMPFGGVRENGKNMYAVTVNEDIFILDAGLKYPESDLLGVDVVIPDFNYLVEHADQVRGIFLSHGHADAIGALPYLLSKMQVPVFGSELTLELAKLAVEAEPLAKGFDDYHVVNENSEVAMDAVTVSFFKTTHSIPESLGINLETPEGQVVYTGDFKFDTTATPTYQTDLARLAEIGNKGVIALLADAAGTANTTVTDHEIDLGKYVLESFRAHATERIIVATVASNILRIQQVIDAAFKTGRRIVLSGNDIEKVVRTALRLNKLDLPMRENELFVSMKNMDKLAPEETVVLETGRMGEPIRHLQRMAQGEDRNMQIQEGDFVFIATTPAVAMEGFVARTRDVLFRAGASVQQISTDKKSSGHASRDDFQLLLNLLKPQNVIPVQGEYRVLNSAAKAAYAVGYTPEHVFLLENGDRLNYSEGQMELGGSIQVTSTMIDGSGVGDIGSIVLNDRRILSEDGVFIAVVTIDRKKKKVVAKPKLDSRGFVYVKTSRDLIREASELVEKTVTDGIQNTKEFDWSNLKNSVRDVLGKFLFEQTHRKPVILPVIMEANQNGRRRKKTPAKNANNNNAQKKQNNGGNAKDGQAKPAKKQAPKKKQAPKAQGNKPADQNNQNNKPEGAAPKKRRRQRKPKAKTQTPANEAPKAE; translated from the coding sequence ATGAACACGACATTAAACATTATGCCGTTTGGTGGTGTCCGTGAAAACGGAAAGAACATGTACGCTGTAACGGTAAACGAAGACATTTTCATCTTGGATGCAGGGTTGAAGTACCCTGAAAGCGATCTATTGGGTGTGGATGTCGTTATTCCAGATTTTAACTACTTAGTAGAACATGCTGATCAAGTACGAGGAATCTTCTTGTCACATGGACACGCAGATGCTATTGGTGCTTTGCCATACTTGTTGAGCAAGATGCAAGTGCCAGTCTTTGGGTCAGAATTGACATTGGAATTGGCAAAGTTGGCCGTGGAAGCTGAACCTTTGGCTAAGGGATTTGATGACTACCACGTCGTTAACGAAAACAGTGAAGTTGCGATGGATGCAGTAACTGTATCTTTCTTCAAGACAACACACAGTATTCCAGAATCATTGGGAATTAACTTGGAAACACCTGAAGGCCAAGTTGTCTACACTGGGGACTTTAAGTTTGATACAACAGCAACACCAACATACCAAACTGATTTGGCCCGTCTTGCCGAAATCGGAAACAAGGGTGTTATCGCATTGCTAGCCGATGCTGCTGGAACAGCTAACACAACTGTAACTGATCACGAAATTGATTTGGGCAAGTATGTGCTTGAATCATTCCGTGCACATGCAACTGAACGTATTATCGTGGCAACAGTTGCCTCAAACATTCTACGTATCCAACAAGTCATTGATGCTGCATTCAAGACAGGACGTCGTATTGTCTTGTCAGGAAATGACATTGAAAAAGTTGTGCGTACTGCCTTGCGTTTGAATAAGCTAGACTTACCAATGCGTGAAAATGAATTGTTCGTCTCAATGAAGAACATGGATAAGTTGGCGCCTGAAGAAACAGTAGTTCTTGAAACTGGGCGTATGGGAGAACCTATCCGTCATTTGCAACGTATGGCACAAGGTGAAGACCGTAACATGCAAATTCAAGAAGGTGACTTTGTATTTATTGCAACAACACCCGCAGTTGCAATGGAAGGTTTCGTTGCCCGTACACGTGACGTTTTGTTCCGTGCTGGTGCCTCTGTACAACAAATTAGTACAGATAAGAAGTCTTCAGGACACGCCAGTCGTGACGACTTCCAATTGCTATTGAACTTGTTGAAGCCGCAAAATGTAATTCCCGTACAAGGTGAATACCGTGTCTTGAATTCAGCAGCTAAGGCAGCTTACGCAGTTGGTTACACACCTGAACATGTTTTCTTGCTAGAAAACGGAGACCGTTTGAACTACTCAGAAGGTCAAATGGAATTAGGTGGGTCAATCCAAGTGACATCAACCATGATTGATGGATCTGGAGTTGGTGATATTGGCTCAATTGTCTTGAATGACCGTCGTATCTTGTCAGAAGATGGTGTATTCATCGCCGTGGTGACAATCGACCGTAAGAAGAAGAAGGTTGTGGCCAAGCCTAAGTTGGATTCTCGTGGATTCGTCTACGTGAAGACATCTCGTGACTTGATTCGTGAAGCAAGTGAACTTGTTGAGAAGACTGTTACCGACGGCATTCAAAACACGAAGGAATTTGATTGGTCAAACTTGAAGAACTCAGTGCGCGATGTATTGGGGAAGTTTTTGTTTGAACAAACACACCGTAAGCCAGTGATCTTGCCAGTTATTATGGAAGCAAACCAAAATGGTCGTCGTCGTAAGAAGACACCAGCTAAGAATGCTAATAACAATAACGCCCAAAAGAAGCAAAACAATGGTGGAAATGCGAAGGATGGTCAAGCAAAGCCAGCCAAGAAGCAAGCACCTAAGAAAAAGCAAGCGCCAAAGGCACAAGGAAACAAGCCAGCGGACCAAAACAACCAAAATAACAAGCCTGAAGGAGCAGCTCCAAAGAAGCGTCGTCGTCAACGTAAGCCAAAGGCTAAGACACAAACGCCAGCTAATGAAGCACCAAAGGCAGAATAG
- the holA gene encoding DNA polymerase III subunit delta has protein sequence MAITLKELKKDLANQNSAPVYLIQGTDQYLLDQTRTLFTDLIPEEDRTMNFAQFDMRETNLAVALDDARAVPFFGDKRVVLIDNAYFLTGETTRGKIEHVPEELINYVQQPEPQTILVIFAPYEKLDGRKKVTKLLKERAGYLAFGELTERDIHQIVQQRVEEAGYVIVPAAEQMLFQRTNLSLTQIMMELEKLLLYTYDTKQITAESVSEAVTNTLSQNIFDLIEALLNQKLRQAVELYHELILNGEEPLRLHGAMIGQFRLLLQVKSMTLSEQGIATALKVHPYRVKLAKQTVRKYSYGALAQAFLGLVQMEEQLKSTARDPELLFELFVLRYQETSAK, from the coding sequence ATGGCGATAACGTTAAAAGAACTAAAGAAAGATTTGGCTAATCAAAATAGCGCTCCAGTATACTTAATTCAAGGTACGGATCAATATTTGTTGGATCAGACACGTACATTGTTTACAGACTTGATTCCTGAGGAAGATCGTACGATGAATTTCGCGCAATTTGATATGCGTGAAACTAATTTAGCTGTGGCTTTAGATGATGCACGTGCAGTACCTTTTTTCGGGGATAAGCGTGTGGTGTTAATCGATAATGCTTATTTCTTAACGGGTGAAACAACGCGCGGTAAGATTGAACATGTGCCAGAAGAATTGATTAATTATGTGCAACAGCCAGAACCGCAAACCATCTTGGTTATTTTTGCGCCATATGAGAAGTTAGATGGACGTAAAAAGGTCACAAAGTTATTGAAGGAACGCGCTGGCTACCTAGCGTTTGGCGAATTAACTGAACGCGATATTCATCAAATTGTGCAACAACGCGTTGAAGAAGCGGGGTACGTTATAGTACCTGCTGCGGAACAAATGTTGTTTCAACGAACAAATTTGTCATTAACGCAAATCATGATGGAATTAGAAAAACTATTACTATATACGTATGACACGAAACAAATCACGGCAGAAAGTGTTTCTGAAGCAGTCACAAATACTCTTAGTCAAAACATCTTTGATTTGATTGAGGCACTGTTAAATCAGAAATTGCGTCAAGCGGTGGAGTTGTATCACGAATTGATTTTAAATGGTGAAGAGCCATTAAGATTACATGGTGCTATGATTGGACAATTCCGCTTATTGCTACAAGTTAAGTCAATGACACTTAGTGAACAGGGGATAGCAACCGCTTTAAAGGTTCATCCATATCGTGTTAAGTTGGCGAAGCAAACAGTACGTAAGTATAGTTATGGCGCCTTAGCGCAAGCCTTTTTGGGGTTAGTCCAAATGGAAGAACAGCTGAAATCAACAGCTCGTGATCCAGAGTTGTTATTTGAATTATTTGTTTTGCGTTATCAAGAAACATCTGCAAAATAA
- a CDS encoding DNA internalization-related competence protein ComEC/Rec2 — protein sequence MAQQITKQGTYNTTLTLHRDDFKWQAGYLTGTAKLSSGEMVKIKGKTAMPPDEMTMELSAEISCTAIESNRNRFNFNPQQYWHTKGIVLEVLLVRNVIWQLNNDGALEAYVKSIHYNCVQWFERLPAGLRDYGQTLLLGYTRSEFYEDNKGIQRLGLVHLFSISGFQVTLCFNIWFTLARYFRLYREDAQIGWFGGLLFIWLFAGGVQSLIRAILASGVSTYNQLTHKLISGVDVWGIVLIGSLIIEPGVLHQLGGQLSFLLSFGLLWLHKVSFWQVNLILNLLIAPLLLVHTYAWQPIGVLVNFFVIPIFAFIVVPIVFVGVLASILHWQMIRDCCESVVCFVQYGIKLGDAIPGEIMSGQPVLWWVIITIGCTAYMLVKHNWQAYGLVGACYGFLICGVGAPNQTFVAFIDAKQGDATIWRTKAQEVYMMDVGGQFDRPNDRHKRKPNVVANQLCTVLKGYGIRKIDHLILSHQDIDHIGNFASLVEKCHVQNVYVPAGMKATKNFKTLIQPFLTTNTSVHEVLAGQKIGRASVIHPFKMGMGKNEDSISIVHEVLGKRFLLTGDLDVAGEETMLKQFNLGRIDVLKCGHHGSKTSTSDALLDRILPEVSIVSSGKDNRFKHPHEEVLAKLRRHMIPLLNTAEVGMIYYEDQRWQTMLRKT from the coding sequence TTGGCACAACAGATAACTAAACAAGGAACGTATAACACAACTCTGACGTTACATCGTGATGATTTCAAATGGCAGGCTGGTTATTTAACTGGTACAGCTAAGTTGAGCTCAGGGGAAATGGTTAAAATAAAAGGCAAAACGGCGATGCCGCCTGATGAGATGACAATGGAATTATCTGCGGAGATTAGTTGTACGGCAATTGAATCTAATCGGAATCGATTCAATTTTAATCCGCAACAATATTGGCATACGAAAGGGATTGTATTAGAGGTGTTGCTCGTACGTAATGTCATATGGCAATTAAATAATGACGGGGCGCTGGAAGCATACGTTAAAAGTATTCATTATAATTGTGTGCAGTGGTTTGAACGACTGCCAGCAGGGTTACGAGACTATGGTCAAACACTATTGCTTGGATACACACGTTCAGAATTTTATGAAGATAATAAAGGGATTCAGCGTTTAGGACTGGTTCATTTATTTAGTATTTCAGGTTTTCAAGTGACGTTGTGTTTCAACATCTGGTTCACGTTGGCACGATATTTTCGACTCTACCGAGAAGATGCACAAATCGGGTGGTTTGGTGGGCTACTGTTTATCTGGCTATTTGCTGGAGGTGTTCAAAGTCTGATCCGGGCCATTTTAGCGAGCGGTGTAAGTACGTACAATCAATTAACCCACAAACTAATTTCGGGTGTAGACGTATGGGGTATCGTGCTAATTGGTAGTCTGATTATTGAACCCGGTGTATTACATCAACTGGGTGGTCAATTATCATTTCTATTGAGCTTTGGCTTGTTATGGTTGCACAAAGTTTCTTTTTGGCAAGTGAATTTGATTTTAAATCTATTAATTGCCCCCTTGTTGTTAGTGCATACGTATGCTTGGCAGCCAATTGGCGTTTTAGTTAACTTTTTTGTGATTCCAATCTTCGCGTTTATCGTAGTGCCAATAGTGTTTGTGGGCGTTCTGGCGAGTATATTACATTGGCAAATGATTCGAGATTGTTGTGAATCTGTGGTGTGTTTTGTCCAATATGGCATCAAGTTAGGTGATGCCATACCTGGTGAAATTATGAGTGGGCAACCTGTGTTGTGGTGGGTAATCATAACGATTGGGTGTACGGCTTACATGTTAGTGAAACACAATTGGCAAGCCTATGGGCTAGTTGGGGCTTGTTATGGATTCCTGATATGCGGTGTTGGTGCACCAAATCAGACATTTGTAGCCTTTATTGATGCTAAACAAGGTGATGCAACTATCTGGCGCACAAAGGCGCAGGAAGTATATATGATGGACGTGGGTGGTCAATTTGATCGTCCAAACGATCGACACAAGAGAAAGCCAAATGTGGTCGCCAATCAATTATGTACAGTCTTGAAAGGGTACGGGATTCGAAAAATTGATCATCTGATTTTAAGTCATCAAGATATTGATCATATCGGTAATTTTGCGAGTCTCGTAGAAAAATGCCATGTACAGAATGTCTATGTTCCGGCGGGGATGAAAGCCACTAAAAATTTTAAAACATTGATTCAGCCGTTTTTGACAACAAATACCAGCGTGCACGAGGTGTTGGCTGGCCAGAAAATAGGTCGTGCGAGTGTCATTCATCCATTCAAGATGGGGATGGGTAAGAACGAAGATTCAATTTCGATTGTCCATGAAGTTCTGGGGAAGCGATTCTTACTGACCGGTGACTTGGACGTTGCTGGTGAGGAGACAATGTTAAAGCAGTTCAATCTTGGACGAATTGATGTACTGAAATGTGGTCATCATGGCTCTAAAACAAGTACCTCTGATGCATTGTTAGATCGTATCCTGCCAGAAGTGAGTATCGTGAGTTCTGGCAAAGATAATCGGTTTAAACATCCACACGAAGAAGTATTAGCGAAATTACGAAGGCATATGATTCCACTTTTGAATACGGCAGAGGTGGGAATGATTTATTATGAAGATCAACGATGGCAGACAATGCTGAGGAAAACTTAG
- a CDS encoding DUF998 domain-containing protein — protein sequence MDTKEHLYLEIPQEMVDKGAFKKDTHVTAIYADGNITFENIDTDRHDEKVLIRYFAFAAIISGILAFINFLIQKTPQVPLSGANSIAQISIYLSLFFGCGGFLITLAKNRTQQKWNLRWRHIFTLTLAYGILYFAIVAIFFRIFSRAFIGLHLDQYTSAILIGLIVGISSYILMIASRNIDFSTITGVLVATLFGGILFSMLTSGQPDWWQFNFSYLGTDHVKNAMYFNFTLIFSGLIMLTLVDYLFTSLKASMTHNRRLFALRILFALLAITLAGVGLFPNNPGWTNVVHDYVAQTLVVIILLMIVGIKWFLPNAGREFIYMSYAIGGALVVVTIFFQKFHFLSLTGFEIVACALAFFWLILLLSHLSSIALPASSFQANIVSLDKESSTKL from the coding sequence ATGGACACAAAGGAACATCTATATTTGGAGATTCCACAAGAGATGGTTGACAAAGGTGCTTTCAAAAAGGATACCCACGTAACTGCGATTTATGCAGACGGCAATATCACATTCGAAAACATCGATACTGATCGTCATGATGAAAAAGTATTAATTCGATACTTTGCTTTTGCTGCTATTATTAGCGGGATTCTGGCGTTCATCAATTTTTTGATTCAAAAAACCCCACAGGTGCCACTATCAGGCGCCAATTCAATTGCACAAATTTCAATTTATTTGAGTTTATTCTTTGGTTGTGGTGGTTTCTTAATCACCCTAGCCAAGAATCGTACCCAACAAAAATGGAATTTACGTTGGCGTCATATTTTCACATTGACCCTCGCCTACGGCATTCTATATTTCGCCATCGTTGCGATTTTCTTCCGTATTTTCTCACGCGCCTTCATTGGCCTACATTTGGATCAATACACGTCAGCCATTTTAATTGGCTTAATCGTTGGTATTAGTTCATACATTTTGATGATTGCGTCACGAAACATTGATTTTTCAACAATCACAGGTGTGTTAGTCGCAACTTTATTCGGTGGTATTTTATTCTCAATGCTAACCAGTGGACAGCCTGATTGGTGGCAATTCAACTTTAGTTATTTAGGTACTGACCATGTTAAAAACGCGATGTACTTCAACTTCACCTTGATTTTCTCAGGTTTGATTATGTTAACTTTGGTTGATTACCTATTTACTAGTCTAAAAGCCAGCATGACCCACAACCGTCGTTTATTCGCACTACGTATCTTATTTGCTTTATTAGCCATCACCCTGGCTGGTGTTGGTTTGTTCCCAAACAATCCTGGATGGACAAATGTTGTGCATGATTACGTTGCCCAGACATTGGTGGTTATTATTCTATTAATGATTGTTGGCATCAAATGGTTCTTGCCTAATGCGGGGCGTGAATTCATTTACATGTCTTATGCTATTGGAGGCGCACTAGTCGTGGTCACAATTTTCTTCCAAAAGTTCCACTTCTTGTCATTAACTGGTTTTGAAATCGTAGCCTGTGCATTGGCATTCTTCTGGTTAATCTTGCTACTTTCACATTTGAGCAGTATCGCATTACCTGCTTCATCGTTCCAAGCCAACATCGTTTCATTGGATAAAGAATCAAGTACGAAATTATAA
- the rpsT gene encoding 30S ribosomal protein S20 — MPIIESSIQRARLNKVQRERNVQQLSAYRTEVKKFRKAVEAGSDNLQELFANASAAIDRAASKGLIAKNKASRDKSRLSALLNK; from the coding sequence ATGCCAATTATTGAGTCATCAATCCAACGTGCCCGCTTGAACAAGGTACAACGCGAACGCAACGTTCAACAATTGAGTGCTTACCGCACTGAAGTGAAGAAGTTCCGTAAGGCTGTTGAAGCTGGATCAGACAATTTGCAAGAATTGTTTGCCAACGCCTCAGCTGCTATCGACCGCGCTGCATCAAAGGGCTTGATTGCTAAGAACAAGGCTTCACGTGACAAGTCACGTTTGTCAGCTTTGTTGAACAAGTAA
- a CDS encoding DUF1292 domain-containing protein, which yields MSNVNEEQDIISLFNEQGDEELFEVLFSFHDDDYNKDYIFVYPAGADLDEGVDIFPFIVNSKDTEGTFDEIEDDAEFEMVSEALNRYLDEAE from the coding sequence ATGAGCAATGTAAACGAAGAACAAGATATTATCTCATTGTTTAACGAACAAGGAGACGAAGAATTATTTGAAGTGTTGTTCTCATTCCACGATGATGACTACAACAAGGATTACATCTTTGTATACCCTGCAGGCGCTGACTTGGATGAAGGTGTTGACATCTTCCCATTCATCGTTAACAGCAAGGATACTGAAGGTACATTCGACGAAATCGAAGATGACGCCGAATTTGAAATGGTAAGCGAAGCTTTGAACCGTTACTTGGACGAAGCTGAATAA
- a CDS encoding DUF1292 domain-containing protein: MLDAQNEEIFVLTDDDGNEQTFVEMFSFDSEDYGKSYIVLAPDVDTGEDVTVLPYIYNPNDEDEMLQPVETQEEFDMIEEVMNTLFADGHI, encoded by the coding sequence ATGCTTGATGCACAAAATGAAGAAATCTTTGTCCTAACAGACGATGACGGAAATGAACAAACATTCGTTGAAATGTTCTCATTTGATTCAGAAGATTATGGTAAGTCATACATCGTATTGGCCCCAGACGTAGACACAGGGGAAGACGTAACTGTTTTGCCGTACATCTACAACCCAAATGATGAAGATGAAATGCTACAACCTGTTGAGACACAAGAAGAATTCGATATGATTGAAGAAGTTATGAACACTTTGTTCGCTGATGGACACATCTAA
- the rpsO gene encoding 30S ribosomal protein S15 has translation MAISAQRKNEIIKEFARHEGDTGSVEVQVAVLTADINELNAHMSEHKHDFHSQRGLMKKIGHRRNLLRYLRDNEVQRYRELIQKLGLRR, from the coding sequence ATGGCAATTTCTGCACAACGCAAGAATGAAATCATTAAGGAATTCGCACGTCACGAAGGTGATACTGGTTCAGTTGAAGTTCAAGTCGCAGTTTTGACTGCTGACATTAACGAATTGAACGCTCACATGTCAGAACACAAGCATGACTTCCACTCACAACGTGGGTTGATGAAGAAGATCGGTCACCGTCGTAACTTGCTACGTTACCTACGTGATAACGAAGTACAACGTTACCGTGAATTGATCCAAAAGCTTGGATTGCGTCGTTAA